The genomic window gctctacagttgcgccacacgacgccacgtgTGGCGATGTGAAAATGATTTGATGATTTGAAAGTTATTTAGTGTAATAGGAGATACAAGAAAGTTGCAGAAATTGTGCAGACACATTGTGTGGAGTATGAAATTTAAGTTATTATGATGTAACACATTGAGGCAAGTATTTCATTATGAATGGATACCTTATGTCAAATCTTCAGTTGATGCCTCCTTTATTCCAAATCATTTCTATAAAACTATGATGATATATTGATATCAATGAACAATTTTAAAACTTTGTGCAACAGTAGCAGAATGGGGTCGTTTGGCGTAGCGGCAGGGTTttcggtcccgggttcgaatccccaggcgccaccgatgttgtgcccttgggaaaaggcactttccacGACTTTCCACTTTCCACCCAATTGTAAAAATGGgtgtattatgtgtgggtcacaacaccagcaatagctgcctgtgtcccacgtgtattgcactgttgcaattctgataaattcaaaatcaagatCAAATTAAACCAATTTGTAATGGTGTCATGTATAATTGAAGTTATCAGTTacatagttaactgaagggaccaccctaaagattaataataatgataataatatgtcttttttttttacctgccaGGCTTGTCAGCACCAAGTGAACACAGTCCAGTCGCTCAGTAAGATGATGGGATGGCAGATTCTGCACCTGAGTAACCATGTAGGGACCGGACCTGTGGAGAAACTGGGTAATGCCTCGGGCATCATGATGGCTTCCCCTAAGGGAGACAGGTAAGCTACTGCCCTCCTCACTCtcgatttgtctcgttgacgttgtgctcttgggaaaggggTGTTGcagtggcgcagtggcagggtgtttggcccagaacccagaggtcctgggttcaaatctggggtcccctgatttgtctcgttgacgttgtgcccttaggaaaggcacttaacacgactttcctcacttcactcgggtgtaaatgagtacctggtGAAGGAACGTCCCTCGAatagaacgttaaatggaggtgtttgaggagagccacacctcgagcatgtaaaagaacccagcacgcttattgaaaagagtaagggtccttcctggtgtgagtggatcaaatatatctgtctggatatgcagcttgtactgttcagtacaaacctggtgtgttacgccatggtggtttaccaggtatgcaatacaaacaaagaaatataaACCAAAGCTTCCATCACACTGTCTCTACCAGTCATGAAGAGTCCCAAGGATGAAAACAAGCAtgaatgaaaaattgaaaatttcgCCACAATTTCCTGCCAGTTATGGTAAATTTGTGTACATGGGTGTAAATTTGTTTTAGGTGTTGAGGAACCCTCCGTTAGATGTGTCCTATTGCCTCTACATTGTTTTCCTCGTCTCATTTCCAGGGTGATCTCTGTGCGGAACAGCCCGTCGTTGGGGCCGCTCGTCTCGGTACAGCTGACGCGGCAGAAGGGGTGCGAGACGTggaggagtgacgtcatcaaggACACCAAGTGGGACCAGGTCGGGGGCAGCTTCAAACCAGTCCAGTGGGACAAGGCCAAGGGCAGAAACTTTGTCAACAAAATAGAGCTACTGATGGGGTGTTTAACGTGATTTTGTATGGCTGTGGACAGCTCATACCCCCCGTGTACtcgccaagcagaggttggatttggatttattggaattgcaacagtgcaatacaggtgggacacaggcagctattactgatgtcgtgacccacacacatttgtactcgatttttacacttgggtggagtggggaaaatcgtgttaagtgccttttttcccaaaggcacaagatcggtggcagcaggagattcgaacccggaaccccttggttctgagtcgaaaatcctgccgttacgccacacgaccccatgactgctttatcatatgccccgttttttgtccgctgtCTCCACTGGGGAGAGCggccaaaaaacggggcatatgataaaaccgtcacaatcttccccaccaacctctgcttggcgaGTACCCTTGTGTAGTGTAACtgtctgttgtacatgtatataaggccacaccaatttcgtATCTAAGTTCTCAGATTGACcgctttgtttctttttatttgaaagAAAGAAGATCATGTGCTCTATCTAGGATGTGGACCAACCCCAAAATTGGCATATTTTGACACCAACAGTGGAAAAAGTCCTTTTCTCTCtagttgttacaatttttccaTCTATGGATGTATCGAATGTTCAAAAGtcattgtttgaaatatcaACCAGCCTGGTTTGTTGACGTTGTGGTTCCTTTTGGGTCTATCACGGGATTCTTGTTTCTATGTCTCTGTCGCCTTCTTGCTCAATtaatttcctgcaaaaatcTAAGAACCAAGTTACTGAAATATTCTTCTATCAGTGACTTTTAAAAGGTTGCAAACCAAATTTTTtatgtcaactgtacatctaagaaccaagaaattggaTTGATGTAGCCTAACCACCAAAAATGATTCAGTTCAAGGTCCAAAAAATCTTCTTCAACATAAAGGTTcatttattacatgtagtaaatATTGTTTTAGTTATGCCGCCAACAAGACTAGTGTAAGTTTTGTAAAAACCACATGCAGCTGATATTACACATTGTGATCTTTAATGTGTAGCAGACAAGTCTATATTTAACTTGCAACAGACTCATACTGGTCTTTGCTATCAGTCATGGTGTTGCCAGTCATGTATTCTACTGGGCAAAAATTCAAAACCTCTTTTGTGTTACCGATGTCCTCGGGAAATATCTTCCATAGAAGTTACTAAACTCTGAAATACATGTTTTATCATCCATGTTAGTCAATACTGTGTCAAGAACTACCTGTACTAAGTATGTCATGTTTTTGTAGTATGTCAGTTTGAAACTATGTAAACAGTATGTATTCACATTAAAAAACAGTAACCACAGAAGATGGCATTTGAGTTGGAGATTGTTCTTTATGCTATTTACAGTAAGCTCTTCTTATAATGTAGCAAAAGGAttacattattttcttcaaGGACCCAGTTTAATAGCAAATCTGAATTCTGTGCAGTATCATAAACAAATATATAGTGTGTAATACTCTATACAAATATATAGCATGCAATACACTATACATAAAATCCTAAACCCTTCAGTGTATAGGACAGTGCCCGTCTTTGTTTCTATAACCCTTTgaccacacagttgtgcaagcactacagcagggtattagtccactggcagtggtgtgtgttcaacaacCAAACTCTTCttataagtgctgagtgctaagcagtgAAAGCATTATTTAATAAGTAGTGTGCAATACCCAATACAAAGAAGTATAGTGCAATACagaagagatacatgtacaataagcaTCGTGCAATGCCTATTCAAAGAAGTCTGCAAAACCCAGTACAAACAAGTACATTGTCATACCCTTTTTTGTAATACCCTAGTTTataacactgtaaatgcatttaagttcgcgtggttttgatATCATGGTAGGGATAAATTGAGTGttcacggtagttttaagtttgcgacaaTAGAAGACAAGGGGGTATGAGGGCAAAAAAATTTGTGgttgttttgagtttgcggcgaagagcttactgcaaaaaccaccgcaaacatttctgcatttacagtaccacagTCATCGTGAAGAACAatggactactgtaaatgcagaaatgttcgcggtggttttattttcgcggcgaccgttttaccgcgaacttaaaaccaccgcgaacatttttgtccaataatgtagcagtatgtgactatagcactgccgcgaaattaaaaccaccgcgaacactccattttccccttagcgcgaaatagataacaatgcgaacttaaatgcatttacagtaccagacAAAACCCTTTTCACACTTTCCTGTTGacatcatttttcctgttggaTTTAGTGAAGTCCTCGTATGTGTAGGGCACCACCGGCTTACACACCAGCTGCACCTGGTCCCCCAGGTGTTGGATGAGCGGTAACTTGTACAGGACGTTGTCTAACATGTCAGGACTGGACGCCTTTAAGAACATCATCACCTAAAGGACCAGGTGGGAAGAAACTTTAAGATTGCAATGTTCAGATGTATTTTCTTCCTGACCAACCAACAAAGaaattgtaacagtggggttcaagcgccactaactgaccgGTCTAACGGagccggaccttttagcctagtggttatgGCATCCGGCCTTtggactggcgggcccgggttcgatccccaggAGTCTGTTTCCACTCGCCTTTTGTGTTACACTAGTTCCCACACCGACCCTGTGAGCTTGGCAAAATGTACCGCACAGGGATAGCAAACTCGAAGATTTGAGGacgaatctttaaaaaaagaaagtttctaCTAGCCTCTTGTGTTACAAAATAACTACATTGTAGCTGCATTTCCAGTTAGAGGGtttaatctttattcaaaaccaCGTAACTACAAATGGCCTGCCTGATCATCAAATATAGTATTCCGTCATTAGATGGTTCGAAACAATTCAGTCGTCATGGATAAGCATATTTCATGTTAGTGTGGCGCCGTGGTAGCCAATCTTAATCAAATTGTCCCTACATGTGTATAACCAAACACTACCTCCAGGCAAAATCTATTGAAAATCATTGTTCAAAATGTATTGTCATCCTGACCAACCGACAAAGAAAAAATAGCTACAGTTCCAATAGTTAACGTTGGAGGGCCTAATCTTTACATTCCTCCCTCTGACTACTAGTATAGCCTTTTGACTGGGAAAAGTCACAACGTCCCTGGTGTTCACAGTTAGGAGCCCTGTTGAGCACAAAAAAGACAAACCAGGGACCCAGAGTTtttttgtactctccaagcagaggagtggacgggatttggcgtgtttttatgcgtttttctGGTGTTTagattttaaagaaaacatgacaaagtagatagcccgacaaaaacgcctaaaacacgtcaaaaaccagccggacccactcctctgcttggaaaataagtTCTTTTTTTCAGAACCAGTGAGAATATACCCATGAATCCATGCATGTGCCCGAAAATGATAATTCTTGGCGTCCTTTAGAAAATCTACTCACCTACAAAACACAGACAGCACCTTAGCATAGCTCCTCAACTGAGGAGGGTAGCACTAGTAATCACACACATACTGACCCTTCTTTCAGCCAGAACTTTGAAGAGTTGTGCATTCCCGCTTCCGACGGTTTGCAGCACAAGCATAGCTTCTTTTCTCCACACGTCAAACAACTGCTGCTGTTTCAGACCTGTGATGACAAAACAAAGACAtccatacgttgatgaaggttagacatccaggtaataagatacacgaaaaataattactcaagcaactggataagattttgaaacagtcagacgtttcagacagcatccgctgtcttccgTCAGCGACttaggataggactggaaaactaTATTGAGTAATTATCATTTGGTGTGAAGACAACTATATATGCAGGATTGGTATTCCCAATTTGACAATATGGGAAAGTCACAAAATTATATGTTTGAACTTTTGTACTCACAACGCTCTTTAAGTCATTCTGGTCAAGGGAGATATTCAACCATTGATCATGAGCTGTCACTGAGCTCCGAGCATATATCAACGTTATAACTTAAATATAAGCACAGTGCATACGTCTCTGAATGATTGTAACCTGTTCTTCGGGGTTGCCTTAGTAAACATTCGCACGAatttcatgaaattgatataagttacatgtatacgAATTTTGTGGGAAACGCCCGAATCATTGCGAAAACGTATGAATCTCATGAAAAACGCACGAATCACTgtgaatataatatatataactaGAGTTtggcgatcccataccttcgccgaatggtgttaacttgtatgaaagatgtgtttgaaaggtgtgctatggattgcatacttaatgtatgatggtgttcacctttatttaacttccgaatgcaagtatcaaGTTACCGTCATTTACGTTATACTACTTTggaatcatagcattttctcatcaattaagcaaattatgtccttatttacatagtCGATATATCGATCGGTTTTCCTCTCTTTGTCACAGTTATCAGTTAAtatgtcttgaagcgccattgtgaaaagcactgcccacatgttcCAAAACTCCCAGGCTGTCACTCTGTCCATATAGTGTCCTTGTACATAGGAgtcctcgtatataggtcgTCATCAAACACAAATCGTGTAATGTTAACGTTGCAGATAATGCATTATAGTTGTATTTATTATCTTATAACCAGAAAGAACAGCAATTTGCACTTACCGCTATATCCTATATACATGTCTATCCAGTAGATAAAACCTTCGGTGGGGGATGAGG from Branchiostoma lanceolatum isolate klBraLanc5 chromosome 4, klBraLanc5.hap2, whole genome shotgun sequence includes these protein-coding regions:
- the LOC136432368 gene encoding uncharacterized protein → MASPSLYWLEYSFAGSEQTPLTDLIKGTVHALTKAMLQTDQGKVLFVFKVLAEPKIIVVIQSSTPTDLDTALTANPVPSLGRLVQVKCRPLRQYEAFASEVLGVEWAGPKTHEWSSSPTEGFIYWIDMYIGYSGLKQQQLFDVWRKEAMLVLQTVGSGNAQLFKVLAERRVMMFLKASSPDMLDNVLYKLPLIQHLGDQVQLVCKPVVPYTYEDFTKSNRKNDVNRKV